A genomic stretch from Microtus pennsylvanicus isolate mMicPen1 chromosome 11, mMicPen1.hap1, whole genome shotgun sequence includes:
- the Hspb9 gene encoding heat shock protein beta-9: MRRVGNHFSTGQQEPGENRVASRCPSVALAEQNQAVTLPVRLLKDDMPVVQGNGHANTSFQMKMDAHGFAPDDLMVRVDGQNLTVTGQRQHESNDPVRGGYRIKQTVHRQMQLPRNIDPAAMTCSLTPSGHLWVLGQNRSLPPPDAPTSQAPRHRSHGPKNSNRS, from the coding sequence ATGCGGCGGGTAGGGAACCATTTCTCCACCGGGCAGCAAGAACCGGGGGAGAACCGGGTAGCGTCCCGATGTCCCAGCGTGGCTTTGGCTGAACAAAATCAAGCGGTCACACTACCCGTGCGGCTGCTCAAAGATGATATGCCTGTGGTGCAGGGCAACGGCCATGCCAATACAAGTTtccagatgaagatggatgctcacGGTTTTGCTCCGGACGACCTGATGGTGCGGGTGGACGGCCAGAACCTGACGGTGACCGGTCAGCGGCAACATGAGTCAAATGACCCAGTCAGGGGTGGTTACCGCATAAAGCAGACAGTGCACCGGCAAATGCAACTCCCAAGGAACATAGATCCTGCGGCCATGACCTGCAGCCTGACACCCTCTGGCcatctgtgggtcctgggacAAAACAGGTCGCTACCTCCGCCTGATGCCCCAACAAGCCAGGCCCCAAGACACAGGAGCCACGGACCTAAGAACTCCAACCGATCCTGA
- the Rab5c gene encoding ras-related protein Rab-5C — protein sequence MAGRGGAARPNGPAAGNKICQFKLVLLGESAVGKSSLVLRFVKGQFHEYQESTIGAAFLTQTVCLDDTTVKFEIWDTAGQERYHSLAPMYYRGAQAAIVVYDITNTDTFVRAKNWVKELQRQASPSIVIALAGNKADLASKRAVEFQEAQAYADDNSLLFMETSAKTAMNVNEIFMAIAKKLPKNEPQNVAGAPGRNRGVDLQESSPASRSQCCSN from the exons ATGGCTGGTCGGGGAGGTGCAGCACGACCCAATGGACCAGCTGCTGGCAACAAGATCTGTCAGTTTAAGTTGGTCCTCTTGGGGGAGTCTGCAGTGGGCAAATCCAGCCTTGTTCTCCGCTTTGTCAAGGGACAATTCCACGAGTATCAGGAGAGCACAATTGGAG CGGCTTTCCTCACACAGACTGTCTGCTTAGACGATACAACGGTCAAGTTTGAGATCTGGGACACAGCTGGACAGGAGCGCTATCACAGCCTGGCCCCCATGTACTATCGGGGGGCCCAAGCAGCCATCGTGGTCTATGACATCACCAACACA GATACATTTGTACGGGCTAAGAACTGGGTGAAGGAGTTACAGAGACAGGCCAGCCCCAGCATCGTCATTGCACTCGCAGGAAACAAGGCAGACCTGGCCAGCAAGAGAGCCGTGGAGTTTCAG GAAGCACAAGCCTATGCAGATGACAACAGTTTGCTGTTCATGGAGACATCAGCGAAAACTGCAATGAACGTGAATGAAATTTTCATGGCAATAG CTAAGAAGCTTCCCAAGAACGAGCCCCAGAATGTAGCTGGTGCTCCAGGCCGGAACAGAGGTGTGGATCTGCAGGAGAGCAGCCCAGCCAGCCGGAGCCAGTGCTGCAGCAACTGA
- the Kat2a gene encoding histone acetyltransferase KAT2A isoform X2 has translation MAEPSQAPNPAPAAQPRPLQSPAPAPTPTPAPSPASTPTPAPTPAPAPTPAAAPAGSTGTGGAGVGSGGPGSGGDPARPGLSQQQRASQRKAQVRGLPRAKKLEKLGVFSACKANETCKCNGWKNPKPPTAPRMDLQQPAANLSELCRSCEHPLADHVSHLENVSEDEINRLLGMVVDVENLFMSVHKEEDTDTKQVYFYLFKLLRKCILQMTRPVVEGSLGSPPFEKPNIEQGVLNFVQYKFSHLAPRERQTMFELSKMFLLCLNYWKLETPAQFRQRSQSEDVATYKVNYTRWLCYCHVPQSCDSLPRYETTHVFGRSLLRSIFTVTRRQLLEKFRVEKDKLVPEKRTLILTHFPKFLSMLEEEIYGANSPIWESGFTMPPSEGTQLVPRPATVSAAVVPTTPLFSPSMGGGNNSSLSLDSTGAEPMPGEKRKLPENLTLEDAKRLRVMGDIPMELVNEVMLTITDPAAMLGPETSLLSANAARDETARLEERRGIIEFHVIGNSLTPKANRRVLLWLVGLQNVFSHQLPRMPKEYIARLVFDPKHKTLALIKDGRVIGGICFRMFPTQGFTEIVFCAVTSNEQVKGYGTHLMNHLKEYHIKHSILYFLTYADEYAIGYFKKQGFSKDIKVPKSRYLGYIKDYEGATLMECELNPRIPYTELSHIIKKQKEIIKKLIERKQAQIRKVYPGLSCFKEGVRQIPVESVPGIRETGWKPMGKEKGKELKDPDQLYTTLKNLLAQIKSHPSAWPFMEPVKKSEAPDYYEVIRFPIDLKTMTERLRSRYYVTRKLFVADLQRVIANCREYNPPDSEYCRCASALEKFFYFKLKEGGLIDK, from the exons ATGGCGGAACCTTCCCAGGCCCCAAACCCGGCCCCGGCCGCGCAGCCCCGGCCCCTTCAGTCCCCGGCCCCTGCCCCAACTCCGACTCCTGCGCCCAGCCCGGCTTCAACCCCTACTCCGGCTCCTACTCCGgcaccagcccccaccccagctgcaGCCCCAGCCGGGAGCACAGGGACTGGGGGGGCCGGGGTAGGAAGTGGGGGGCCGGGCAGTGGGGGGGATCCGGCTCGACCTGGCCTGAGTCAGCAGCAGCGCGCTAGCCAGAGGAAGGCGCAAGTCCGGGGGCTGCCGCGTGCCAAGAAGCTTGAGAAACTAGGGGTCTTCTCAGCTTGCAAG GCCAATGAAACCTGCAAGTGTAATGGCTGGAAAAACCCCAAACCCCCCACCGCACCTCGAATGGACCTTCAGCAGCCAGCTGCCAACCTGAGCGAGCTGTGCCGTAGCTGTGAGCACCCCTTGG CCGACCATGTATCCCACCTGGAGAATGTATCCGAGGATGAGATTAACCGGCTCCTGGGAATGGTAGTAGATGTAGAAAATCTGTTCATGTCTGTTCACAAGGAAGAGGACACAGACACCAAACAGGTCTATTTCTACCTTTTCAAG CTCTTACGGAAATGCATCCTCCAGATGACTCGACCAGTAGTGGAAGGATCCCTAGGCAGCCCCCCATTTGAGAAGCCTAACATTGAGCAG GGTGTCCTGAACTTTGTGCAGTACAAATTTAGCCACCTGGCCCCCCGAGAGCGGCAGACAATGTTTGAGCTCTCCAAGATGTTCCTGCTCTGCCTTAACTACTGGAAGCTGGAGACCCCTGCTCAGTTCCGGCAGCGGTCCCAGTCTGAGGATGTGGCTACCTACAAGGTTAATTATACCAG ATGGCTCTGTTACTGCCACGTACCCCAAAGCTGTGATAGCCTCCCCCGATACGAGACCACCCATGTCTTTGGCCGAAGCCTTCTGCGATCCATTTTCACTGTCACCCGCCGGCAGCTACTAGAAAAATTCCGCGTGGAGAAGGACAAGCTGGTGCCTGAGAAGAGAACCCTTATCCTCACTCACTTCCCCAA GTTTCTGTCTATGCTCGAGGAAGAGATCTACGGGGCAAATTCTCCCATCTGGGAGTCTGGCTTCACCATGCCTCCCTCAGAGGGGACCCAGCTTGTGCCCCGACCAG CTACAGTCAGTGCAGCGGTTGTTCCCACCACCCCCCTCTTCAGTCCCTCCATGGGCGGAGGCAACAACAGCTCCCTCAGCCTGGATTCCACAGGAGCTGAGCCCATGCCAG gggagaagaggaagcttCCCGAGAACCTCACCCTGGAGGATGCTAAGCGGCTCCGTGTGATGGGTGACATCCCCATGGAGCTGGTCAATGAGGTCATGCTGACCATCACTGACCCTGCTGCCATGCTGGGACCGGAG ACGAGCCTTCTTTCAGCCAACGCAGCCCGAGATGAGACGGCTCGCCTGGAAGAGCGTCGTGGCATTATCGAGTTCCACGTCATCGGCAACTCTCTGACTCCCAAGGCCAACCGGCGAGTGCTGCTCTGGCTCGTGGGGCTGCAGAATGTCTTCTCCCACCAACTCCCACGAATGCCCAAGGAATATATTGCCCGCCTCGTCTTTGACCC GAAGCATAAGACTCTGGCCTTGATCAAGGACGGGCGGGTCATCGGTGGGATCTGTTTCCGCATGTTCCCCACTCAGGGCTTCACGGAAATTGTCTTCTGTGCTGTCACCTCAAATGAACAGGTCAAG GGCTATGGCACGCATCTGATGAACCACCTAAAGGAGTACCACATCAAACACAGTATCCTTTACTTTCTCACCTATGCTGACGAATATGCCATCGGCTACTTCAAAAAGCAG GGCTTCTCCAAGGACATCAAGGTGCCCAAGAGCCGATACCTGGGCTACATCAAGGACTATGAAGGAGCGACGCTGATGGAGTGTGAGCTGAATCCCCGGATCCCCTACACAGAGCTGTCCCACATcatcaagaaacaaaaagag ATCATCAAGAAGTTGATTGAGCGCAAACAGGCACAGATCCGAAAGGTCTACCCTGGACTCAGCTGCTTCAAGGAGGGAGTGAGGCAGATCCCTGTGGAGAGCGTCCCTGGCATTC GAGAGACAGGCTGGAAGCCaatggggaaggagaaggg CAAGGAGCTGAAGGACCCTGACCAGCTATACACGACCCTCAAAAACCTGCTGGCTCAGATCAAG TCACACCCCAGTGCCTGGCCCTTCATGGAACCTGTGAAGAAGTCAGAGGCCCCAGACTACTATGAGGTTATCCGCTTCCCCATTG ACCTGAAGACCATGACAGAACGGTTGCGCAGTCGCTACTATGTGACCCGGAAGCTCTTTGTAGCTGACCTGCAGCGGGTCATCGCCAACTGCCGGGAGTACAATCCTCCAGACAGTGAATATTGTCGCTGCGCCAGTGCCCTGGAGAAGTTCTTCTACTTCAAGCTCAAGGAGGGGGGGCTCATTGACAAGTAG
- the Kat2a gene encoding histone acetyltransferase KAT2A isoform X1, which yields MAEPSQAPNPAPAAQPRPLQSPAPAPTPTPAPSPASTPTPAPTPAPAPTPAAAPAGSTGTGGAGVGSGGPGSGGDPARPGLSQQQRASQRKAQVRGLPRAKKLEKLGVFSACKANETCKCNGWKNPKPPTAPRMDLQQPAANLSELCRSCEHPLADHVSHLENVSEDEINRLLGMVVDVENLFMSVHKEEDTDTKQVYFYLFKLLRKCILQMTRPVVEGSLGSPPFEKPNIEQGVLNFVQYKFSHLAPRERQTMFELSKMFLLCLNYWKLETPAQFRQRSQSEDVATYKVNYTRWLCYCHVPQSCDSLPRYETTHVFGRSLLRSIFTVTRRQLLEKFRVEKDKLVPEKRTLILTHFPKFLSMLEEEIYGANSPIWESGFTMPPSEGTQLVPRPATVSAAVVPTTPLFSPSMGGGNNSSLSLDSTGAEPMPVGEKRKLPENLTLEDAKRLRVMGDIPMELVNEVMLTITDPAAMLGPETSLLSANAARDETARLEERRGIIEFHVIGNSLTPKANRRVLLWLVGLQNVFSHQLPRMPKEYIARLVFDPKHKTLALIKDGRVIGGICFRMFPTQGFTEIVFCAVTSNEQVKGYGTHLMNHLKEYHIKHSILYFLTYADEYAIGYFKKQGFSKDIKVPKSRYLGYIKDYEGATLMECELNPRIPYTELSHIIKKQKEIIKKLIERKQAQIRKVYPGLSCFKEGVRQIPVESVPGIRETGWKPMGKEKGKELKDPDQLYTTLKNLLAQIKSHPSAWPFMEPVKKSEAPDYYEVIRFPIDLKTMTERLRSRYYVTRKLFVADLQRVIANCREYNPPDSEYCRCASALEKFFYFKLKEGGLIDK from the exons ATGGCGGAACCTTCCCAGGCCCCAAACCCGGCCCCGGCCGCGCAGCCCCGGCCCCTTCAGTCCCCGGCCCCTGCCCCAACTCCGACTCCTGCGCCCAGCCCGGCTTCAACCCCTACTCCGGCTCCTACTCCGgcaccagcccccaccccagctgcaGCCCCAGCCGGGAGCACAGGGACTGGGGGGGCCGGGGTAGGAAGTGGGGGGCCGGGCAGTGGGGGGGATCCGGCTCGACCTGGCCTGAGTCAGCAGCAGCGCGCTAGCCAGAGGAAGGCGCAAGTCCGGGGGCTGCCGCGTGCCAAGAAGCTTGAGAAACTAGGGGTCTTCTCAGCTTGCAAG GCCAATGAAACCTGCAAGTGTAATGGCTGGAAAAACCCCAAACCCCCCACCGCACCTCGAATGGACCTTCAGCAGCCAGCTGCCAACCTGAGCGAGCTGTGCCGTAGCTGTGAGCACCCCTTGG CCGACCATGTATCCCACCTGGAGAATGTATCCGAGGATGAGATTAACCGGCTCCTGGGAATGGTAGTAGATGTAGAAAATCTGTTCATGTCTGTTCACAAGGAAGAGGACACAGACACCAAACAGGTCTATTTCTACCTTTTCAAG CTCTTACGGAAATGCATCCTCCAGATGACTCGACCAGTAGTGGAAGGATCCCTAGGCAGCCCCCCATTTGAGAAGCCTAACATTGAGCAG GGTGTCCTGAACTTTGTGCAGTACAAATTTAGCCACCTGGCCCCCCGAGAGCGGCAGACAATGTTTGAGCTCTCCAAGATGTTCCTGCTCTGCCTTAACTACTGGAAGCTGGAGACCCCTGCTCAGTTCCGGCAGCGGTCCCAGTCTGAGGATGTGGCTACCTACAAGGTTAATTATACCAG ATGGCTCTGTTACTGCCACGTACCCCAAAGCTGTGATAGCCTCCCCCGATACGAGACCACCCATGTCTTTGGCCGAAGCCTTCTGCGATCCATTTTCACTGTCACCCGCCGGCAGCTACTAGAAAAATTCCGCGTGGAGAAGGACAAGCTGGTGCCTGAGAAGAGAACCCTTATCCTCACTCACTTCCCCAA GTTTCTGTCTATGCTCGAGGAAGAGATCTACGGGGCAAATTCTCCCATCTGGGAGTCTGGCTTCACCATGCCTCCCTCAGAGGGGACCCAGCTTGTGCCCCGACCAG CTACAGTCAGTGCAGCGGTTGTTCCCACCACCCCCCTCTTCAGTCCCTCCATGGGCGGAGGCAACAACAGCTCCCTCAGCCTGGATTCCACAGGAGCTGAGCCCATGCCAG taggggagaagaggaagcttCCCGAGAACCTCACCCTGGAGGATGCTAAGCGGCTCCGTGTGATGGGTGACATCCCCATGGAGCTGGTCAATGAGGTCATGCTGACCATCACTGACCCTGCTGCCATGCTGGGACCGGAG ACGAGCCTTCTTTCAGCCAACGCAGCCCGAGATGAGACGGCTCGCCTGGAAGAGCGTCGTGGCATTATCGAGTTCCACGTCATCGGCAACTCTCTGACTCCCAAGGCCAACCGGCGAGTGCTGCTCTGGCTCGTGGGGCTGCAGAATGTCTTCTCCCACCAACTCCCACGAATGCCCAAGGAATATATTGCCCGCCTCGTCTTTGACCC GAAGCATAAGACTCTGGCCTTGATCAAGGACGGGCGGGTCATCGGTGGGATCTGTTTCCGCATGTTCCCCACTCAGGGCTTCACGGAAATTGTCTTCTGTGCTGTCACCTCAAATGAACAGGTCAAG GGCTATGGCACGCATCTGATGAACCACCTAAAGGAGTACCACATCAAACACAGTATCCTTTACTTTCTCACCTATGCTGACGAATATGCCATCGGCTACTTCAAAAAGCAG GGCTTCTCCAAGGACATCAAGGTGCCCAAGAGCCGATACCTGGGCTACATCAAGGACTATGAAGGAGCGACGCTGATGGAGTGTGAGCTGAATCCCCGGATCCCCTACACAGAGCTGTCCCACATcatcaagaaacaaaaagag ATCATCAAGAAGTTGATTGAGCGCAAACAGGCACAGATCCGAAAGGTCTACCCTGGACTCAGCTGCTTCAAGGAGGGAGTGAGGCAGATCCCTGTGGAGAGCGTCCCTGGCATTC GAGAGACAGGCTGGAAGCCaatggggaaggagaaggg CAAGGAGCTGAAGGACCCTGACCAGCTATACACGACCCTCAAAAACCTGCTGGCTCAGATCAAG TCACACCCCAGTGCCTGGCCCTTCATGGAACCTGTGAAGAAGTCAGAGGCCCCAGACTACTATGAGGTTATCCGCTTCCCCATTG ACCTGAAGACCATGACAGAACGGTTGCGCAGTCGCTACTATGTGACCCGGAAGCTCTTTGTAGCTGACCTGCAGCGGGTCATCGCCAACTGCCGGGAGTACAATCCTCCAGACAGTGAATATTGTCGCTGCGCCAGTGCCCTGGAGAAGTTCTTCTACTTCAAGCTCAAGGAGGGGGGGCTCATTGACAAGTAG